One genomic region from Natrinema caseinilyticum encodes:
- a CDS encoding nuclear transport factor 2 family protein → MSVEVAKRYFELMDSADAGTDEVLELYGDDPVVHSSRAGVVRGLDDIRQFYVDNSDFFTGGEHHMTDFHQDGNTVVCEGYLDGETTVGREANGVPLCDVMEFNDDGEIVAFRAYLDYRGYVDEVPEDVPNVRAEAE, encoded by the coding sequence ATGAGCGTCGAAGTTGCCAAACGGTACTTTGAGCTAATGGATAGTGCTGATGCTGGAACCGATGAAGTCCTTGAACTGTACGGGGACGACCCAGTCGTCCACTCATCACGCGCCGGCGTCGTCCGCGGCCTCGATGATATCCGACAATTCTACGTGGACAACTCCGACTTCTTCACTGGCGGGGAGCATCATATGACGGATTTTCATCAGGACGGGAACACGGTCGTCTGCGAGGGATACCTCGACGGCGAGACGACTGTCGGTCGTGAGGCGAACGGTGTCCCCCTCTGCGATGTGATGGAATTCAACGACGACGGTGAAATTGTTGCCTTCCGTGCATACCTTGACTATCGAGGATATGTTGACGAAGTTCCCGAGGATGTTCCAAACGTCCGAGCGGAGGCAGAATGA
- a CDS encoding zinc-binding dehydrogenase — protein MRTESAVGDEEANTGHLVYLNGPRDLEFREYEIPDPEPYAIVTEVVRSNVCGSELHVWKGDHPLKDCVLGHEALCRISDLGEKVDTDSAGNPVEEGDLVAPVYFQTCQSCDFCRRGEFYACDNDYEHTGKSPEIWPHFHAPWGTHYYIYPDNQFFKIPEELEENLNVAAAANCALSQVLFGIEEVGIDYNDTVVIQGAGGLGLNATVVANEYGAETIVIDGVDKRLEQAAAFGADHTIDFRELDSVEIRKERVEEITNGDGADVSIEVAGVPEAFTEGIELLRKGGRYLEMGNVRPGHQVDFDPGKLTRKSIDITTAVEYDPWVLYDALQFLAKTVDEYPYERLIDAEYPLEAIEDALEASESRDLTRATLVPPN, from the coding sequence ATGAGGACCGAATCTGCAGTAGGGGACGAAGAGGCGAACACCGGCCATCTCGTATACCTAAACGGCCCCAGGGATCTCGAATTCCGCGAATACGAGATTCCGGACCCCGAGCCCTACGCCATCGTGACAGAAGTTGTTCGGTCGAACGTGTGTGGGTCAGAACTGCACGTTTGGAAGGGCGACCATCCTCTGAAAGACTGCGTGCTTGGTCACGAGGCGCTCTGTCGAATCTCCGATCTCGGGGAGAAGGTCGATACCGATAGTGCGGGAAATCCCGTCGAAGAAGGCGACCTCGTCGCACCCGTGTACTTCCAGACTTGCCAATCCTGTGACTTCTGTCGGCGTGGTGAATTCTACGCGTGTGACAACGACTATGAACACACCGGAAAGTCGCCGGAGATCTGGCCACACTTTCACGCACCTTGGGGGACACACTATTATATCTACCCGGACAACCAATTCTTCAAAATACCCGAAGAACTCGAAGAGAACTTGAATGTCGCCGCAGCAGCAAATTGCGCACTCTCGCAGGTGTTGTTCGGTATCGAGGAAGTGGGAATAGATTACAACGACACCGTCGTCATACAAGGTGCGGGTGGCCTCGGCCTCAACGCGACAGTCGTCGCAAACGAGTACGGTGCGGAGACAATCGTCATAGACGGTGTGGACAAGCGACTCGAGCAAGCAGCGGCATTTGGTGCCGACCACACTATCGACTTCCGCGAACTCGATTCGGTCGAGATTAGAAAGGAACGTGTCGAAGAGATCACAAACGGCGACGGTGCCGATGTTAGTATTGAGGTCGCCGGTGTTCCTGAGGCATTTACCGAGGGAATCGAACTGCTCCGAAAGGGGGGACGCTATCTGGAGATGGGGAACGTCAGGCCCGGACATCAAGTCGACTTCGATCCCGGAAAACTCACCCGGAAGTCCATAGACATCACCACGGCTGTCGAGTACGACCCTTGGGTCCTTTACGACGCGTTGCAGTTCCTCGCAAAGACCGTCGACGAGTATCCCTACGAACGACTCATCGACGCTGAGTATCCGCTTGAAGCTATCGAAGACGCATTAGAGGCCTCGGAGAGTCGCGACCTGACACGTGCTACGCTCGTGCCACCTAATTGA
- a CDS encoding helix-turn-helix domain-containing protein codes for MSVQYEGDWTSNLVDYDVSGEFLASTFRDRRYFGLFALEVAESDYDDVIEIIREHESTVSIDIIEKYSVGGVDRLSATLLIRSQHFEYTPLQVLLHEGFIPLGGFGELHNGAESFDLLLTIREDLSEAVELLERFGPVKIEYVSSEFQRQTTPSVTQWTELFETVTPRRRKVLNKALEAGYFDIPRGSTLQEIADDLGIAKTTASQHLRKAEKDIMQFFIQYVNISAGKD; via the coding sequence TTGAGCGTCCAATACGAGGGCGATTGGACCAGCAATCTCGTCGACTACGATGTGTCCGGTGAGTTTCTCGCTTCTACCTTCCGTGACCGTCGCTATTTCGGATTATTCGCGCTCGAAGTCGCCGAATCAGACTATGATGACGTCATAGAGATAATCCGAGAGCATGAATCCACAGTGTCTATCGACATCATCGAAAAGTACTCCGTTGGTGGTGTCGACCGTCTCTCGGCGACGCTACTCATCCGAAGTCAACACTTTGAGTACACGCCTCTTCAGGTTCTCTTGCACGAAGGGTTTATTCCACTCGGTGGCTTCGGCGAATTGCATAATGGTGCTGAGAGTTTTGACTTACTGTTGACGATCAGAGAGGATCTTTCAGAGGCGGTCGAGTTGCTCGAGCGTTTCGGACCCGTTAAAATAGAGTACGTCTCATCCGAGTTTCAGAGACAAACAACGCCAAGTGTTACCCAATGGACTGAACTGTTCGAGACGGTAACACCGCGCCGCCGTAAGGTTCTCAATAAGGCGCTTGAAGCAGGCTACTTCGACATTCCACGCGGAAGCACGCTACAAGAAATCGCGGACGACCTCGGTATCGCGAAGACTACCGCATCACAACATCTTCGAAAAGCAGAAAAAGACATCATGCAGTTTTTCATACAGTACGTGAATATATCAGCTGGAAAGGATTGA
- a CDS encoding ArsR family transcriptional regulator has protein sequence MRRPRVDWMTRGDDAILEFLLNEGNRPLIANPSTVEENIDYKISHVRCRLRALQDGGLVEYYDEERGLYRISERGRASLEAELDAEDLKSS, from the coding sequence ATGCGACGGCCACGGGTGGACTGGATGACGCGGGGCGACGATGCGATCCTCGAGTTTCTTCTCAACGAGGGTAACCGCCCCCTCATCGCGAATCCGTCCACCGTGGAGGAAAACATCGATTACAAGATCTCGCACGTGCGCTGCAGACTTCGTGCATTGCAGGACGGTGGACTCGTGGAGTATTACGACGAGGAGCGGGGTCTCTATCGGATCAGTGAGCGAGGCCGGGCGTCTCTCGAGGCTGAACTCGACGCGGAGGATCTCAAATCATCGTAG
- a CDS encoding DUF4397 domain-containing protein, producing the protein MTGNGVSRRRILQIGGGLVVVNGVGNTVAASGDHETNDQPTDTGVRTRSAHLSPDAPNIDIYVDGELIREDVSYRTVSDYRDLEPGTYTIQVVPTGEDLAEAVLEKTVEVDDGDYTAAAIGEVAAENQPLEALILEDDNSPVGPGTARVRVLHASPDAPAVDVVAGENGDALFENVAFGESGYTEVPEGEYTLVIYPAGDRETSVFEIDVSLAGGAVYSAFAIGYLETEGAPADEPFEILLTEDSPPDEEDVESDEEEPKEDEPEKEPETEKKYEDEKAE; encoded by the coding sequence ATGACTGGAAATGGCGTAAGCCGACGACGAATTCTACAGATCGGCGGCGGCCTCGTGGTGGTCAATGGCGTCGGAAACACCGTGGCCGCCTCGGGTGACCACGAAACGAACGACCAGCCGACCGATACCGGCGTCCGGACTCGAAGTGCACACCTCTCACCCGACGCACCCAACATCGACATCTACGTCGACGGAGAGCTGATCCGCGAGGACGTCTCGTACCGGACGGTCTCCGACTACCGCGACCTCGAGCCTGGCACGTACACGATCCAGGTCGTTCCCACCGGTGAAGACCTGGCCGAAGCAGTGCTCGAGAAGACCGTCGAGGTCGACGACGGGGACTACACCGCTGCGGCGATCGGCGAAGTGGCCGCCGAAAACCAGCCCCTCGAGGCGCTAATACTCGAGGACGATAACAGCCCGGTCGGTCCGGGTACCGCTCGCGTTCGCGTCCTCCACGCCTCACCCGACGCTCCCGCGGTGGACGTCGTTGCCGGTGAAAACGGGGACGCGCTGTTCGAGAACGTCGCTTTCGGCGAATCCGGTTACACCGAAGTCCCGGAAGGCGAGTATACGCTCGTCATCTATCCTGCGGGTGACCGAGAGACCAGCGTCTTCGAAATAGACGTTTCCCTCGCCGGAGGGGCCGTCTACTCCGCGTTCGCGATTGGCTACCTCGAGACGGAGGGAGCACCCGCCGATGAGCCGTTCGAGATACTCCTCACGGAGGATTCCCCGCCGGACGAAGAGGACGTCGAGTCGGACGAAGAGGAGCCGAAAGAAGACGAACCCGAGAAAGAGCCCGAAACGGAAAAGAAGTACGAGGACGAGAAAGCCGAGTGA
- a CDS encoding DUF5789 family protein: MAREVKLSHLETVLSELDYPISHDEAVSQTDDVTLVLAEGTENLGDIISGASDDRFVSADDLETEVMNLLPRHSVGEPYQSEGEG, from the coding sequence ATGGCCCGTGAAGTCAAACTCAGTCACCTCGAGACCGTACTCTCGGAGTTGGACTACCCTATTAGCCACGACGAAGCCGTCTCGCAGACCGACGACGTCACACTGGTACTCGCGGAGGGAACGGAAAACCTCGGGGACATCATCAGTGGAGCCAGCGACGACAGGTTCGTCTCGGCGGACGATCTGGAAACCGAAGTCATGAACCTCCTCCCGCGGCACTCGGTCGGAGAACCCTACCAGTCCGAGGGCGAAGGGTAA
- a CDS encoding FAS1-like dehydratase domain-containing protein: protein MTPPVEGQTRTFERTFSVDDVRQFAELSGDDQPRHTEPDEDGRVMVQGLLTATLPTKMGSDNEVLASTLEFNFHRPVYTGDSITCRSTYDTVVEREDSYRFESEIVCENSDGETVLTGSSQGLIPKDD, encoded by the coding sequence ATGACACCGCCCGTCGAGGGACAGACGAGAACGTTCGAACGGACGTTTTCAGTCGACGACGTACGGCAGTTTGCGGAACTCTCCGGTGACGACCAGCCCCGGCACACCGAACCGGACGAAGACGGACGTGTGATGGTACAGGGGTTGTTGACCGCGACCCTGCCCACCAAGATGGGAAGCGACAACGAAGTACTGGCCAGCACGCTGGAATTCAACTTCCATCGCCCCGTCTATACCGGCGACTCGATCACCTGCCGATCGACCTACGACACGGTCGTCGAACGTGAGGACTCCTACCGGTTCGAGTCGGAGATCGTCTGTGAGAATTCGGACGGTGAAACCGTTCTGACCGGCTCGAGTCAGGGACTCATCCCGAAAGACGACTGA
- a CDS encoding prenyltransferase, which translates to MSDATGRQTLTAWDLEPAADYIERVQRSDGLILWYADGPADPWDHVESAMGLSVAGRTEAARRAYRWVADAQHDDGALWATYGDSEDGDGSHAGDEPRKETHRSAYVAVGIWHHYRCTGDRAFLEELWPTVQSALAFACRQQAATGEIYWTVKADGEVYEDALVSGCASIYKSLACGAAIADVLGHPEDRDRWLEARTRLGEAIRSRPDRFDRTWESKSRYAMDWFYPVLCGVLTGDRARNRLEAGMDRFLEAGLGCRCVDDEPWVTVAESCELVISLAAVGETERAREIYEWLFQWTDDDGVFWTGYQFEDGEFWPGERPTWTGAAAVLAADALSGLSPAGELFLEPVFD; encoded by the coding sequence GTGAGCGACGCGACCGGTCGGCAAACGCTGACCGCGTGGGACTTAGAGCCCGCGGCGGACTACATCGAACGGGTCCAGCGGTCGGACGGGCTCATCCTCTGGTATGCCGACGGGCCGGCCGACCCCTGGGATCACGTCGAGAGCGCGATGGGGCTGTCCGTCGCCGGCCGTACCGAGGCCGCCCGCCGCGCGTACCGCTGGGTGGCCGACGCACAGCACGACGACGGGGCGCTGTGGGCCACCTACGGCGACTCGGAGGACGGTGACGGGTCACACGCCGGCGACGAACCGCGGAAGGAGACCCACCGGAGCGCCTACGTGGCCGTCGGAATCTGGCACCACTATCGGTGTACCGGCGACCGGGCGTTTCTCGAGGAACTCTGGCCGACGGTTCAGAGCGCCCTCGCGTTCGCGTGCCGCCAGCAGGCTGCCACGGGCGAGATCTACTGGACCGTCAAGGCCGACGGCGAGGTGTACGAGGACGCGCTCGTCTCCGGTTGTGCCTCGATCTACAAGAGCCTCGCGTGCGGTGCGGCGATCGCAGACGTACTCGGCCATCCCGAGGACCGCGACCGGTGGCTCGAGGCCCGCACCCGACTCGGCGAGGCGATTCGCTCGCGGCCCGACCGGTTCGATCGCACCTGGGAGAGCAAATCGCGGTACGCGATGGACTGGTTCTATCCCGTCCTCTGTGGCGTGTTGACCGGCGATCGAGCGCGCAATCGGCTCGAGGCAGGGATGGACCGGTTTCTCGAAGCGGGACTGGGCTGTCGCTGCGTCGACGACGAGCCCTGGGTGACCGTCGCCGAGTCCTGCGAACTGGTCATCTCGCTGGCCGCAGTCGGTGAGACGGAGCGGGCGCGTGAGATCTACGAGTGGCTCTTTCAGTGGACCGACGACGACGGCGTCTTCTGGACCGGCTATCAGTTCGAGGACGGGGAGTTCTGGCCGGGCGAACGGCCGACGTGGACCGGCGCCGCGGCGGTGCTGGCCGCGGACGCGCTGTCGGGACTATCGCCGGCCGGCGAGCTGTTTCTCGAGCCGGTATTCGACTGA
- a CDS encoding class I SAM-dependent methyltransferase, which translates to METIDFDRLTLTPGTRVLDVGCGEGRHVHAAALENVAEVVGLDLGPDNLAAARDDYDEYVAGATDVPVTFCAGDALRLPFEDGAFDVVLCTEVLEHLPDYEAAIDELRRVCRPDGALAVSVPRAGPERVCWALSDEYHQVEGGHVRIFDREELRAAIERRGFRRVDSHFAHALHAPYWWLKCLWWDRDERGDPPLPLRAYDRFLEWDVLESPRPVRLLERALDPLVGKSVVYYFRLEGRP; encoded by the coding sequence ATGGAGACGATCGATTTCGACCGCCTCACGCTGACACCGGGAACCCGCGTCCTCGACGTCGGCTGCGGCGAGGGCCGACACGTCCACGCCGCCGCCCTCGAGAACGTCGCCGAAGTGGTCGGGCTGGATCTCGGGCCGGACAATCTGGCGGCCGCCCGGGACGACTACGACGAGTACGTCGCCGGGGCGACCGACGTCCCGGTCACGTTCTGCGCCGGCGACGCGCTCCGGCTGCCGTTCGAAGACGGGGCCTTCGACGTCGTCCTCTGTACCGAGGTCTTGGAGCATCTCCCCGACTACGAGGCCGCGATCGATGAGCTCCGGCGGGTCTGTCGGCCCGACGGCGCGCTCGCGGTGAGCGTGCCAAGAGCCGGCCCCGAGCGCGTCTGCTGGGCGCTCTCGGACGAGTATCATCAGGTCGAGGGCGGCCACGTTCGCATCTTCGACCGTGAGGAGCTACGCGCTGCGATCGAACGGCGCGGATTCCGCCGGGTCGACAGCCACTTCGCCCACGCGCTGCACGCCCCCTACTGGTGGCTGAAATGTCTCTGGTGGGACCGCGACGAGCGCGGCGACCCGCCGCTCCCGCTCCGGGCCTACGACCGCTTTCTCGAGTGGGACGTCCTGGAGTCGCCGCGGCCCGTCAGGCTGCTCGAGCGGGCGCTCGATCCACTGGTCGGCAAGAGCGTCGTCTATTACTTCCGACTGGAGGGACGACCGTGA
- a CDS encoding glycosyltransferase family 4 protein, protein MVTGTFRRLLRGSSITSSVSAGGSTATGVPAESEPSLETAAPADEPLDVCLLSYRSNPYSGGQGVYVKYLSRALTELGHSVDVISGKPYPDLDDGVGLIRLPGENVVDELDRLGQFELSYLRDPLALYEWLSALTGGFPDPYAFGRRVVDYFEEHQPDYDVVHDNQSLCHGLHTLRERGHPVVATVHHPITVDRDAALAAADDWKERLLIRRWYRFLEMQRNVVQDLPHVLTVSESARRHTVADFGADPDAIRVVHNGIDTDLFEPRDRPRDRPRVMTTVSADVPLKGARYLLEAFADVREDVDAELVVVGEFDDGGDCDRLISDLGIGDAIETHSEISYDRMVDLYGTADVAVVPSLYEGFGLPAGEALSCGVPVVATTGGALPEVVGDAGVLVEPGDSAALADAVRELLGDGERRRRLGERGRHRIVEEFDWERAARETVRTYHTAIETQGQGA, encoded by the coding sequence ATGGTCACTGGTACGTTCAGACGTCTTCTTCGGGGGAGCAGTATCACCTCGTCCGTGTCGGCAGGGGGGTCGACCGCCACAGGGGTGCCGGCGGAGTCGGAGCCGTCGCTCGAGACAGCCGCGCCCGCCGACGAGCCACTCGACGTCTGTCTGCTGAGCTATCGGTCGAACCCGTACTCGGGGGGACAGGGCGTCTACGTGAAGTATCTCAGCCGAGCGTTGACCGAACTCGGCCACTCCGTCGACGTGATATCGGGGAAACCGTACCCGGATCTCGACGACGGCGTCGGACTGATCCGATTGCCCGGCGAGAACGTCGTCGACGAACTCGACCGACTCGGGCAGTTCGAACTCTCGTATCTCCGCGACCCGCTCGCGCTCTACGAGTGGCTGAGCGCCCTGACCGGCGGCTTTCCGGATCCGTACGCGTTCGGCCGTCGCGTCGTCGACTACTTCGAGGAGCACCAGCCCGACTACGACGTCGTCCACGACAACCAATCGCTCTGTCACGGACTCCACACGCTTCGCGAGCGGGGCCACCCGGTCGTCGCGACCGTCCACCATCCGATCACCGTGGACCGAGACGCCGCCCTCGCCGCGGCCGACGACTGGAAAGAGCGGCTGCTGATACGTCGGTGGTACCGGTTTCTCGAGATGCAACGCAACGTCGTACAGGACTTGCCCCACGTGCTGACCGTCTCCGAGTCCGCCAGACGGCACACGGTCGCGGACTTCGGTGCCGACCCGGACGCGATCCGGGTCGTCCACAACGGGATCGATACCGACCTGTTCGAACCCCGGGACAGACCGCGCGACCGGCCGCGCGTTATGACGACCGTCAGCGCCGACGTGCCGCTGAAAGGCGCGCGCTACCTGCTCGAGGCGTTCGCGGACGTCCGCGAGGACGTCGACGCCGAACTCGTCGTCGTGGGCGAGTTCGACGACGGCGGCGACTGCGATCGACTGATATCGGACCTGGGAATCGGAGACGCGATCGAAACGCACAGCGAGATCAGCTACGATCGAATGGTCGACCTCTACGGGACCGCGGACGTCGCGGTCGTCCCCTCGCTGTACGAGGGCTTCGGCCTCCCCGCCGGCGAAGCGCTTTCCTGTGGCGTCCCGGTCGTCGCCACCACCGGTGGGGCGCTCCCCGAGGTGGTCGGCGACGCCGGCGTCCTCGTCGAGCCGGGAGATTCCGCTGCGCTCGCCGACGCCGTCCGCGAGTTACTCGGGGACGGCGAGCGCCGTCGGCGCCTCGGCGAGCGAGGGCGCCACCGCATCGTCGAGGAGTTCGACTGGGAGCGGGCCGCCCGCGAAACCGTCCGAACGTATCACACCGCCATCGAAACACAGGGACAGGGAGCCTGA